A genomic region of Mesorhizobium sp. NZP2077 contains the following coding sequences:
- a CDS encoding pyridoxal-phosphate dependent enzyme translates to MSEHGKAAPGSTPSDGPLSRLRPPYASVLDLIGQTPVVELTKFDTGKCRLFIKLESQNPGGSIKDRIALSMIAAAEKQGKLKRGGTIVEATAGNTGLGLAQVGIPKGYRIVLVVPDKMSREKIQHLRALGAEVRMTRSDVGKGHAEYYQDMAEKIAAEVPGAFYANQFANPANPLAHETTTGPEIFSQLDGDVDAVVVGVGSGGTLTGLGRYFSKVSPKTEMVLADPVGSVLAPLIKTGKMEEAGSWTVEGIGEDFVPPNADLSLVKKAYSITDKQSMLAVRDLLSREGILAGSSSGTLLSAALRYCREQTVPKRVVTFVCDSGNKYLSKVFDDFWLAEQGLAEQEHHGDLRDLVMRSHRTGDTVSVGPDESLLNAYGRMRRSDVSQLPVLDNGKLVGIVDESDILAKVEGPHDGRWERFNGPVRTAMTSNLHTLQASQTLDALLPVFDRNEVAIIFDGDEFVGLITRIDLINHLRRAR, encoded by the coding sequence ATGAGCGAGCACGGAAAGGCTGCGCCAGGCAGCACCCCCTCGGATGGTCCATTATCCCGCCTGCGGCCACCTTATGCCTCGGTTCTCGACCTGATCGGCCAGACGCCGGTGGTCGAGCTGACCAAGTTCGACACCGGCAAATGCCGGCTGTTCATCAAGCTCGAAAGCCAGAACCCCGGCGGCTCCATCAAGGATCGCATCGCGCTGTCGATGATCGCCGCCGCCGAAAAGCAGGGCAAGCTCAAGCGCGGCGGCACGATCGTCGAGGCGACCGCGGGCAATACCGGCCTTGGCCTTGCCCAGGTCGGCATTCCCAAGGGCTACCGCATCGTGCTGGTCGTGCCCGACAAGATGTCGCGTGAAAAGATCCAGCATCTGCGCGCGCTGGGCGCGGAAGTGCGCATGACCCGTTCCGATGTCGGCAAGGGGCATGCCGAATATTATCAGGACATGGCCGAGAAGATCGCGGCCGAAGTGCCGGGCGCCTTCTACGCCAACCAGTTCGCCAATCCGGCCAATCCGCTGGCGCATGAAACGACCACCGGCCCGGAGATCTTTTCGCAGCTCGATGGCGATGTCGACGCGGTGGTGGTCGGCGTCGGCTCGGGCGGCACGCTGACCGGACTTGGCCGCTATTTTTCGAAAGTGTCGCCGAAGACTGAGATGGTGCTGGCGGATCCGGTCGGCTCGGTGCTGGCGCCACTGATCAAGACCGGCAAGATGGAAGAGGCCGGCAGCTGGACGGTGGAAGGCATCGGCGAGGATTTCGTGCCGCCCAATGCCGACCTGTCGCTGGTCAAGAAGGCCTATTCCATCACCGACAAGCAAAGCATGCTGGCGGTGCGTGACCTGCTGTCGCGCGAAGGCATCCTGGCCGGCTCGTCGTCGGGCACGCTGTTGTCGGCCGCCTTGCGCTATTGCCGCGAGCAGACAGTGCCCAAGCGCGTCGTAACCTTCGTCTGCGACAGCGGCAACAAGTATCTGTCAAAAGTGTTCGACGATTTCTGGCTGGCCGAACAGGGCCTGGCCGAGCAGGAACATCATGGCGATCTGCGCGACCTGGTGATGCGCTCGCATCGCACCGGTGACACGGTCTCCGTCGGGCCGGACGAAAGCCTGCTCAACGCCTATGGCCGCATGCGCCGCTCCGATGTGTCGCAGCTGCCGGTGCTCGACAATGGCAAGCTGGTCGGCATCGTCGACGAAAGCGACATCCTGGCCAAGGTCGAGGGTCCGCATGACGGGCGCTGGGAACGCTTCAACGGCCCGGTGCGCACGGCGATGACCTCCAATCTGCACACGCTGCAAGCCAGCCAGACGCTGGATGCGCTGCTGCCGGTGTTCGACCGCAACGAGGTCGCCATCATCTTCGACGGCGACGAGTTCGTCGGCCTGATAACCCGCATCGACCTGATCAACCATCTGAGGCGCGCACGATGA
- a CDS encoding PLP-dependent aspartate aminotransferase family protein, producing MTKHTPPAGKNRLAFSTRTIHGGQSHDPLTGAVMVPIYATSTYGQQSPGVHKGFEYARSQNPTRFAFERAVADLESGTAAFAFASGLAAISTVLELLDSGAHIVATDDIYGGSFRLMERVRKRSANLQVSFVDFTDLAAVEAAIRPETKLLWVETPTNPLLRIVDLEGVAALAKRKGILSVADNTFCSPYIQRPLELGIDIVVHSTTKYLNGHSDMVGGVAVVGDNKELAAQLKFLQNAIGAISGPFDSFLALRGLKTLALRMERHSDNGLKIAQWLEARKDVRRVIYPGLASHPQHAIAVQQMHAFGGMISAVLDRDLAGTKRFLERTQLFTLAESLGGVESLIEHPALMTHGSIPAEKRAEIGISDSLVRLSAGIEDGDDLIADLEQALGG from the coding sequence ATGACCAAACATACCCCGCCGGCCGGCAAGAACCGCCTGGCCTTTTCGACGCGCACCATCCATGGCGGCCAGAGCCACGACCCGCTGACCGGTGCGGTGATGGTGCCGATCTACGCCACCTCGACCTATGGCCAGCAGTCGCCCGGCGTGCACAAAGGGTTTGAATATGCTCGCAGCCAGAACCCGACGCGCTTCGCCTTCGAGCGTGCCGTGGCCGATCTCGAAAGCGGCACCGCAGCCTTCGCCTTCGCCTCCGGCCTGGCGGCGATTTCGACGGTGCTGGAACTGCTCGACAGCGGCGCGCATATCGTCGCCACCGACGATATCTATGGAGGCTCGTTCCGGCTGATGGAGCGGGTGCGCAAGCGCTCGGCCAATCTGCAGGTCTCCTTCGTCGATTTCACCGACCTTGCGGCGGTCGAGGCCGCGATCCGACCGGAGACGAAACTGCTCTGGGTCGAGACGCCCACCAACCCGCTGCTGCGCATCGTCGACCTCGAAGGCGTCGCGGCTCTGGCCAAACGCAAGGGCATCCTGTCGGTCGCCGACAACACGTTCTGCAGCCCCTATATCCAGCGGCCGCTGGAGCTCGGCATCGACATCGTCGTCCATTCGACGACAAAGTATCTCAACGGCCATTCCGACATGGTCGGCGGCGTCGCCGTGGTCGGCGACAACAAGGAGCTCGCCGCTCAGCTGAAATTCCTGCAGAACGCCATCGGCGCCATATCGGGCCCGTTCGACAGTTTTCTCGCCTTGCGCGGCCTGAAGACGCTGGCGCTCAGGATGGAGCGGCATTCGGACAACGGCCTGAAAATCGCGCAGTGGCTGGAGGCCCGCAAGGATGTGCGCCGGGTGATCTATCCCGGCCTCGCCAGTCATCCGCAGCACGCCATCGCCGTGCAGCAGATGCATGCTTTCGGCGGCATGATATCAGCCGTGCTCGACCGCGACCTTGCCGGGACAAAGCGCTTCCTCGAACGCACGCAATTGTTCACGCTGGCCGAAAGCCTCGGCGGCGTAGAGAGCCTGATCGAACACCCGGCGCTGATGACGCATGGGTCCATTCCCGCCGAGAAGCGGGCGGAGATCGGGATATCGGATTCGCTGGTGCGGCTGTCGGCGGGCATCGAGGATGGCGATGATTTGATCGCTGATCTGGAGCAGGCGTTGGGGGGCTGA